One segment of Paenibacillus sp. FSL R7-0337 DNA contains the following:
- the rpmG gene encoding 50S ribosomal protein L33, which yields MRVIVTLACTETGDRNYTTTKNKRTTPERLEMRKYCPRLKRITLHRETR from the coding sequence ATGAGAGTAATCGTTACCTTGGCCTGTACGGAGACGGGCGACCGCAACTATACCACCACGAAGAATAAGAGAACGACACCGGAACGCCTTGAGATGAGAAAATATTGCCCGCGCCTGAAGCGCATCACGCTGCACCGGGAGACCCGCTAA
- a CDS encoding permease — MTTFTPFKILPLLFSAAFLLTAGSLWLPGHLSLLDNGYVDTFKTAFLGILLEALPFVLLGALLSSLLRVFVPDELISRWIPRRAVPAILFGCLLGILFPVCECGMIPLVRRLMHKGMPLYVAIVFILSGPILNPVVYGATLTAFRSHPELAYTRMGLAFAVAACIGLIIYGTIRRSPLRLSIRREGSEEQHGTLRGGRAAAVLVHTSDEFFEMGKFLIIGCLLTAGIQTFMNQSSLSAIGDRPLGSYIFMMGLAFALSLCSTSDAFVASTFLHTFPAGALLAFMVLGPMLDFKNALMLLSLFKTRFALYLFFLIAAAVFTGSVLASFWL, encoded by the coding sequence TTGACCACCTTTACTCCGTTTAAAATATTGCCGCTGCTCTTTTCCGCCGCTTTTCTGCTTACAGCGGGCAGCCTGTGGTTGCCCGGGCATCTAAGCCTGCTGGACAACGGCTATGTCGACACGTTCAAAACTGCATTCCTCGGCATTTTGCTGGAGGCCTTGCCGTTTGTCCTGCTGGGCGCGCTGCTCTCCTCCCTGCTCCGCGTCTTCGTGCCGGACGAGCTGATCTCGCGCTGGATTCCGCGCCGCGCGGTTCCGGCTATTCTCTTCGGCTGCCTGCTCGGAATCCTCTTCCCCGTTTGTGAATGCGGAATGATTCCACTGGTCCGCCGCCTCATGCATAAGGGGATGCCTCTCTATGTTGCCATCGTCTTCATTCTGTCCGGCCCGATCCTCAATCCGGTCGTCTACGGGGCCACCCTGACGGCCTTCCGCTCCCATCCGGAGCTGGCCTACACCCGGATGGGACTGGCTTTTGCCGTCGCGGCATGTATTGGCCTGATCATCTACGGGACCATCCGCAGATCGCCGCTGCGCCTGTCCATCCGCCGGGAGGGAAGCGAAGAGCAGCATGGCACACTACGCGGGGGCCGGGCGGCGGCGGTCCTGGTGCATACGTCGGATGAATTTTTTGAGATGGGCAAGTTCCTGATCATCGGCTGTCTGCTGACTGCGGGCATCCAGACCTTCATGAATCAGAGCAGCCTGTCCGCCATTGGTGACCGTCCGCTCGGCTCCTACATATTCATGATGGGGCTGGCCTTCGCACTCTCACTCTGCTCCACCTCCGACGCCTTCGTTGCGTCCACCTTCCTGCATACCTTCCCGGCAGGAGCGCTGCTAGCCTTCATGGTGCTGGGACCAATGCTGGATTTCAAGAACGCCCTGATGCTGCTCTCGCTGTTCAAGACCAGATTCGCCCTGTACCTGTTCTTCCTCATTGCCGCGGCCGTCTTCACCGGCTCCGTGCTGGCTTCATTCTGGCTGTAG
- a CDS encoding GTP-binding protein, with protein MDKIPVTVLSGYLGSGKTTLLNHILHNREGLKVAVIVNDMSEVNVDANLVKSGRSLSRTEEKLVEMSNGCICCTLRDDLLREVNHLASEGRFDYILIESSGISEPVPVAQTFTYPNPELDIDLTELARLDTMVTVVDANRFWHDFASGDSLLDRNMTAGEGDFRDIVDLLIDQIETCDVLLLNKCDLVEEVELNKLEAVLRRLQPRAKIIRTVNAQVELSEILNTGLFDFEQTSQSSGWIAELAKEEHTPETEEYGITSFVYRRRAPFQPQRLSFFFSNWPSEVVRAKGLVWLAASGDLAATISQAGPSIQFGPAGYWLATLPEEQQQEVLAAEPDVLAKWDGQWGDRLNEIVFIGVQMNREDIEARLDRCLLTAEEMQQDWTAFNNPLPWPVEELLAAGQE; from the coding sequence ATGGACAAAATTCCTGTAACAGTGCTAAGCGGATACCTTGGCTCCGGCAAGACTACCCTGCTCAATCATATTTTGCATAACCGTGAGGGCTTGAAGGTAGCCGTTATCGTCAATGATATGAGTGAAGTGAACGTGGATGCGAATCTGGTAAAATCCGGAAGAAGCCTCTCCCGCACAGAGGAGAAGCTGGTGGAGATGTCCAATGGCTGCATCTGCTGCACCCTCCGCGATGACCTGCTGCGCGAAGTGAATCATCTCGCCTCGGAGGGGCGTTTTGATTACATTCTGATTGAATCCTCCGGCATCAGTGAGCCGGTCCCGGTGGCCCAGACCTTCACTTACCCGAACCCTGAGCTGGATATCGACCTGACCGAGCTGGCCCGGCTGGATACGATGGTGACGGTGGTCGATGCCAATCGCTTCTGGCATGATTTCGCCTCGGGCGACAGTCTGCTGGACCGCAATATGACGGCGGGTGAAGGCGACTTCCGGGATATCGTCGATCTGCTGATCGATCAGATCGAGACCTGTGATGTGCTGCTGCTTAACAAGTGTGATCTGGTGGAGGAGGTGGAGCTTAACAAGCTGGAGGCGGTTCTGCGCAGACTTCAGCCGCGGGCGAAGATCATTCGCACGGTGAATGCACAAGTGGAGCTATCCGAGATTCTGAATACGGGATTATTCGATTTCGAACAGACTAGCCAGTCATCCGGCTGGATCGCTGAGCTTGCCAAGGAGGAACACACACCGGAGACTGAGGAATACGGCATTACCTCCTTCGTCTACCGCCGGAGAGCGCCGTTCCAGCCGCAGCGGCTGAGCTTCTTCTTCAGTAACTGGCCCTCTGAGGTCGTCCGGGCAAAAGGACTGGTCTGGCTGGCGGCCAGCGGTGATCTGGCAGCGACCATCAGCCAGGCGGGGCCGTCCATCCAGTTCGGTCCCGCCGGTTATTGGCTGGCTACCCTGCCGGAGGAGCAGCAGCAGGAGGTGCTGGCTGCGGAACCGGATGTGCTGGCGAAGTGGGACGGGCAGTGGGGAGACCGGCTGAACGAGATCGTCTTCATCGGAGTCCAGATGAACCGTGAGGATATCGAAGCCCGCCTGGACCGCTGCCTGCTGACTGCAGAGGAGATGCAGCAGGACTGGACGGCATTCAACAACCCGCTTCCTTGGCCCGTCGAGGAACTGCTTGCGGCGGGGCAGGAATAA
- a CDS encoding GTP-binding protein: protein MKIPVIILSGFLGSGKTTLLLSLLKESQRRGLNPGVIMNELGAKDVDGYILQESTGTSVEKLLDGCICCSRKEELPRSLIALLARRPDIIYIELTGVADPDEIAKSLLAPALADRLQLHHAITLLDAENALEYSSRFSSDKQLVRTLRKQITTADLIIVNKSDLVEPETLWKIEKMVYKQNSESEIVFTHYSQINLAPLLIGIAARGFKGSSPRRGPGNISGATLQRMNTDNSSSGGSATAVHEPESGTDGSFSQVAAVTLTVPSAWTGSLRQEELEQFLRQWGYSLLRAKGHVRLAGRDSVQLVQLAGNRISWEPSSYPGQPYIVCIGLNLDERAISRSWAALFS from the coding sequence ATGAAGATACCTGTGATTATACTGAGCGGATTTCTGGGGAGCGGAAAGACGACCCTGCTGCTGAGTCTGCTGAAGGAGAGCCAGCGGAGAGGGCTGAACCCGGGAGTAATCATGAATGAGCTGGGCGCAAAGGATGTGGACGGCTATATCCTTCAGGAGAGTACCGGCACAAGTGTGGAAAAGCTGCTGGACGGCTGCATCTGCTGCAGCCGCAAGGAGGAGCTGCCGCGCAGCCTGATCGCCCTGCTGGCACGCCGCCCGGACATCATCTACATCGAGCTTACAGGGGTAGCTGACCCGGATGAGATCGCGAAGTCGCTGCTGGCTCCGGCGCTGGCAGACCGGCTGCAGCTGCACCACGCCATTACGCTGCTAGATGCCGAGAATGCACTGGAATACAGCAGCCGCTTCTCGTCCGACAAGCAGCTCGTCCGCACCCTGCGCAAGCAGATCACCACCGCTGATCTCATCATCGTCAACAAAAGCGATCTGGTAGAACCGGAGACTCTATGGAAGATTGAGAAGATGGTCTACAAGCAAAATTCGGAATCCGAGATTGTCTTCACCCACTACAGCCAGATTAATCTCGCTCCGCTGCTGATAGGTATCGCAGCACGCGGATTCAAGGGCTCTTCTCCCCGGCGCGGCCCCGGCAATATCAGCGGCGCTACCCTCCAGCGGATGAACACGGACAATAGCAGCAGCGGCGGCAGCGCAACGGCAGTACATGAGCCTGAATCCGGGACGGACGGCTCTTTTTCCCAAGTGGCAGCAGTGACGTTAACCGTTCCCTCGGCATGGACCGGAAGCCTCCGGCAGGAGGAGCTGGAGCAATTTTTGCGGCAATGGGGCTACAGTCTACTGCGGGCAAAGGGCCATGTACGGCTTGCAGGCCGGGATTCCGTGCAGCTGGTGCAGCTCGCGGGGAACCGCATCTCCTGGGAGCCTTCAAGTTACCCGGGCCAGCCTTACATCGTCTGCATTGGCCTGAATCTGGACGAGAGGGCGATCAGCCGCAGCTGGGCGGCGTTATTCAGCTAA
- a CDS encoding metal ABC transporter ATP-binding protein: MILSSIRDVVFGYGDEPVIDRLSLDLEAGQFIGITGPNGAAKTTLLKLMLGLLKPWSGTVTLNRGITGGGRLEVGYVPQQVASFNAGFPSKVIELVRSGCYSGLGLFRRFTKEQEALVESSLRQVEMWEYRNRRIGELSGGQKQRICIARALAQQPQVLVLDEPVTGMDAASRIGFYELMRHYVSRHGRTVIMVTHGLEETSSYLDTVITLERKEQEGWTCLVTNSCNAHFGQEA, encoded by the coding sequence ATGATTTTGTCATCCATCAGGGATGTGGTGTTCGGTTACGGGGATGAGCCGGTCATTGACCGCTTGTCGCTGGATCTGGAGGCCGGACAGTTCATAGGGATTACCGGACCGAACGGAGCAGCGAAGACTACGCTGCTGAAGCTGATGCTGGGCCTGCTTAAGCCCTGGAGTGGAACGGTCACTCTGAACCGGGGAATTACCGGAGGAGGCAGGCTGGAGGTCGGCTATGTGCCGCAGCAGGTAGCCTCCTTCAATGCCGGATTTCCGAGCAAGGTGATTGAGCTGGTCCGTTCCGGCTGTTATTCAGGGCTGGGATTGTTCCGCCGCTTCACTAAGGAGCAGGAGGCGCTTGTAGAGAGCAGCCTGCGGCAGGTGGAGATGTGGGAGTACCGTAACCGGAGAATCGGCGAGTTGTCCGGCGGACAGAAGCAGCGGATCTGTATCGCCCGTGCGCTGGCCCAGCAGCCGCAGGTGCTGGTGCTTGATGAGCCGGTAACGGGGATGGATGCTGCCAGCCGCATCGGGTTCTACGAGCTGATGCGGCATTATGTCAGCCGCCATGGCCGGACCGTCATTATGGTTACACACGGCCTGGAAGAGACAAGTTCTTATCTGGATACCGTGATTACGCTAGAACGCAAGGAGCAGGAGGGCTGGACATGCTTGGTTACGAATTCATGCAACGCGCATTTTGGGCAGGAGGCCTGA